A genomic stretch from Aedes albopictus strain Foshan chromosome 2, AalbF5, whole genome shotgun sequence includes:
- the LOC109419887 gene encoding zinc finger HIT domain-containing protein 1, which produces MASRESGRIREADKKRVLDDASRKRRARKALEALEQDNYHEDPHADLVMSKKIPKFQDNLEGVSSSSNSNKKKTKRSKGAEYYRAKYRKNFPQLLEEDKMQRPDGPNYFTAAAQPSKLPERHFCAVCGFPSSYTCTACGTRYCSVRCLGTHQDTRCLKWTA; this is translated from the coding sequence ATGGCATCGAGGGAGTCCGGTCGAATCCGTGAGGCGGACAAAAAACGTGTCCTGGATGATGCCTCCCGAAAGCGCCGCGCCCGCAAGGCCCTGGAAGCGCTCGAGCAGGACAACTATCACGAAGATCCACACGCCGATTTGGTCATGTCGAAGAAAATTCCCAAATTCCAGGACAATCTCGAAGGGGTGAGTAGCAGTAGCAACAGCAACAAGAAGAAAACCAAACGTAGCAAGGGGGCGGAGTATTACCGGGCAAAGTATAGGAAAAACTTTCCCCAACTGCTGGAGGAGGACAAAATGCAGCGGCCCGACGGACCGAATTACTTTACGGCCGCTGCCCAGCCGTCGAAGCTGCCGGAACGGCACTTCTGTGCGGTGTGTGGATTCCCATCCAGTTATACCTGTACGGCCTGTGGAACTCGGTACTGCTCGGTGCGTTGTTTGGGAACCCATCAGGACACGAGGTGTCTCAAATGGACTGCGTAG
- the LOC115253616 gene encoding general transcription factor IIH subunit 5 has translation MVNVMKGVLVECDPAMKQFLLHLDETQSLGRKFIIQDLDERHLFISTDIIETLQARVDDLMDRISVSLHEKEA, from the exons ATGGTGAATGTTATGAAAGGCGTTCTTGTTGAATG TGACCCGGCTATGAAACAGTTCCTGCTACATCTGGACGAAACTCAATCCCTCGGACGCAAATTCATCATTCAGGATCTGGACGAACGGCACCTGTTCATCTCGACCGATATCATTGAAACTCTGCAAGCCCGGGTCGACGATTTGATGGACCGTATCAGCGTGTCCTTGCACGAAAAGGAAGCCTAA
- the LOC115255145 gene encoding meiotic nuclear division protein 1 homolog: MSKRKKGISADEKKSLLLEIFHQSKEFYQLKDLEKIAVKDKGLKEQAVKEILQSLVDEGQVETDKIGSSLYYWSFPGKKRKQKQLEFERLKQEVEQSNEKIAGLQERIQAAKESQGESSRSADIFQKLNDLKQKEKRLSSQLEKAKSKQSDKNYLQKMKRDLPGLHDAANRWTDNIFSIKSWCKNRFNIQENLMDKQFQIPTDLDYLE, encoded by the exons ATGTCGAAAAGGAAGAAAGGAATCTCAGCGGatgagaagaaatccctgctgctcgaaatattccatcaatcCAAAGAATTCTACCAGCTCAAAGATCTGGAAAAGATTGCCGTCAAGGACAAGGGTCTGAAGGAGCAAGCAGTGAAAGAAATTTTACAATCGCTTGTCGACGAGGGTCAAGTGGAAACGGATAAAATTGGTTCCTCTCTGTACTATTGGTCCTTTCCTGGCAAAAAGCGAAAACAGAAGCAACTGGAATTTGAACGACTTAAGCAAGAAGTGGAGCAATCGAATGAAAAAATCGCAGGGCTGCAAGAACGGATACAGGCAGCCAAG GAATCCCAAGGAGAATCCTCGAGAAGTGCAGACATATTCCAGAAATTGAACGACCTCAAACAAAAGGAGAAACGTCTGTCTTCCCAACTTGAAAAAGCAAAATCGAAACAATCCGATAAAAATTACTTGCAGAAGATGAAAAGGGATCTCCCG GGTTTGCACGATGCCGCCAACCGCTGGACGGACAACATTTTTTCGATAAAATCATGGTGCAAAAATCGCTTCAACATTCAGGAAAATCTCATGGATAAGCAGTTTCAAATTCCGACGGATCTGGACTATTTAGAATAA